DNA sequence from the Spirochaetaceae bacterium genome:
GCGGCACGCGCGCCGGTAGTGATGACCCGTGCGGCGCTGTTTGCCGACAAGGCGGCGCTGTTTCCCGGCGCCGTGTTCGTGGTCGGAGCGGACACCGCGGAGCGCCTGGTCGACGAGCGCTTCTATGGCGGCTCGGCGCACGACATGGACGCGGCGCTCGCGGCCCTGGCGGAGCATGGATGCCGCCTGCTGGTGGCCGGCCGCCGTAGTGGCGGCGAACGCTACCTCACGTTGCGCGACCTCGCGCCGCGCATTCCGGCGGCACACCGCGGCTTGTTCTGCGAGTTGCCGGAAGCACTGTTCCGCCGCGACATCTCCTCTACCGAGGTGCGCTCGCGAGCCGCGGCGAGACCGGCTTGCCGCTGAACCGCACGCCGAGCGCCGCCGGCCCCGACGAGAGCGGGGGCATCTTCTACGGTTGGGTCATGGTCGGCGCCTTCTTTGTGTTCAACATGCTCGGCCAGGCGAGCGGCACGCTCAACTTCGGACTATTCGTGATCCCGATCAGCGACGAACTCGGCATGTCGCGCCAGATGATCGGCTGGGCGCAGACGGCGCGCATGTGGGCGGGGGGGCTGAGCGGCATCGTGATCGGCCGCTGGCTGGACCGCCACGGCCCGCGCGGCCCGGTGCTGGTGGCGGCGGTCGCGGCGGTAGGCGGACTGCTGATCCTGTCGCGCGCGCAGTCGCCGGCGGTCCTGTTCGGCGTGTTGCTGGCGCTGGGGGCGAGCGGCTGGACGGCGCCGGGCGGCGGCGCCCTGATCGCCACCGTGCCGGTGTCCAAGTGGTTCGTGCGGCTGCGCGGGCGCGCCACCGGGATTGTGCAACTGGGATTGGGCGTGGGCGGGGCGCTGCTGCTGCCTTTGACGCAGGTGCTGATCGACCGCCACGGCTGGCGGTCGGCGCTGGTGACCCTGGCGTGGCTGTCGGCCGCCGTCGTTCCGCTGGTCGTGCTGCTGCGCCGTCAACCGGGCGACCTCGGCCTGGCCCCCGACGGCGGGCCGCCGCGCCGCCGCGCGCTGCGCAAGGACGGCGCATCGGGCCCGGTGCCGCGCGCTGCGCCGCCGGCGGATGACGATACGCTCTGGACCATGGCGGGGGCTGCCCGCACCACGGCCATGTGGCAGCTCACGGCCGCCTTCGCCAGCCTCGCCTTCATGCTCGGCGCGGCGAGCGTGCATCGCGTTCCGCACTGGGTCGAGCTGGGCTTCAGCCCGGCCACCGTGTCGGTGGCGTTCGGAGTCGACGCCACGGTCGCCATGGCAACCGCGCTGGCCGGTGGATTCGTGGTGGAGCGGCTCGCCGCGCGTTTCGTCGGCGCGATCTCGGGCACGCTGTTTTGCGTGGCGCTGTCGCTGATGCTGATCGGGCGGGCGTGGCCGCCGGTGCTGTTCGCGTCGGTCATGCTGTTCGGCGCCGCGATCGGGTTCAACATGGTGGTGCAGGGGGTGATCTGGGCGCAGTACTTCGGCTGGCGGTTCGTCGGCACCATCCGCGGGGTGGTACTGCCGATCACGGTGCTTGCCGGCGGGTTGGGCGCACCGATCGCCGGCGCCGTGCGCGATGTCACGGGAACGTACCGCGTGTCGTGGATCATCGTGCTGGCGATGAGCGCGGTCAGCACCCTGCTGCTGCTGTGTGCACGGCCGCCGCGGTCGCCCGAACGCCGCGCCGGTGGCTGACCGGCCGCGTCGCCGGAGCCGGTCCGAACGCCGCCCGTGCCCGCCACGGTCGCCCGAGCGCGGTGCCGGATGCTGAACAGGCCGTGCGCGGCCGGCCGGAGCCGGCCCTGACCATGCAGGACGCCCGCGCTGCGCGCCAATTACGTCAATGCGACCGCACGACGACGAAGCGCGCGCGTTGAGGTCGGCGGGTGACTCATGGCGACCACACCGCGGTCGGATCAACGGAGGCGCCGACGCTTGATGCACCGGTTGCCGAGGCCGGTAGGCCGCGCCACAATGGAGTACGCCATGGCCCGACAAGCGCAACTCTGCCTTACCACCGTGGAGACCCACACCTGCGGCCACCCGACCCGGGTGGTCGTGGACGGCTTGCCCGCGTTCGCCGGCGCCAGCGTCGCCGATCAGCGTGCCTGCGCGCGCAATGAGCACGACGAGTTGCGCACCTTGCTGTGCCGCGAGCCGCGCGGCCACCTGGCGATGTACGCGGCGTACGTGGTGCCGTCGCGGGTAGCCGATGCCGGGGTGGTGTTCGCCAGCCAGGTGGGATACGACGACATGTGCGGCCACGGCACCATCGGCGTGGTCACCGCGCTGTGCCAGAGCGGTCGCCTGCCGCGCGACCGGCCCGTGCGCCTGGAGACTCCCGCCGGCGTGGTCACCGCCGAACCGCGCTGGGACGGGCGGCGCGTCGCGTCGGTCAGCTTCGACAGCGTGCCCGCGTTCCTGTACGAACGCGATGTCAGCGTCGACGTGCCGGGATTGGGGGAGGTAAGCGGCGACGTCGCGTTCGGCGGCAACTGGTACCTCTACGTGGACGCCGCCGCCATCGGGCAGTCGCTCGATGCCGCCAACCTCGCGGAGTTGATGCGCCTCGGCAATGCCATCAAGGAGGCGCGCAACGGCGTCGCCGAAGTGGAGCACCCGTTGCATGCGCAGATTGCACGCGGGTTGATCGGGGTGTCTTTCTACGGCGCGCCGCGCGCAGACCCGGCGGCGGACCAGTGCAACGTGGTGGTGGAGAGCGACACCTTCTACGACCGGTCCCCGTGCGGTACCGGCACCTGCGGGCGGATGGCGGTGCTGCATGCCCGCGGCGAATTGGCGGTGGGCGAGTCGTTCCGCAACGAGGGCATCGCCGGCGGCGAGTTCACCGGCCGCATTGTGGCGGAAACCGCAGTGGGGCCGCTGGCGGCGATCCAACCACGCCTCACCGGGTCGGCGTGGGTCATGGGGCAGGCGCAGTGGAGCCTGGATCCGACCGATCCGCTCGGCACCGCGGGCTGGTAGCAGCGCCGCCCGACCGCTCGCGTTACGGCGCCGCCGCGCACACCTGCCGGAACTCCCGCAACCACCGCGAACGGGCCACGAACCGTTCGGCGAACAGTCCGAGCAGCAGCGCGGAGACGGTGCCGGTGATCAGGAAGGCGGGTGCGATCAGCCACGCGCTCTCCCCGAAGATGATCAGGCGCGCCGCCGCGACCTGCGCCAGGTTGCTCGCCAGGGCGCCCGTGATGCTCACCCCCACCAGCGAGACGTGGCGGCCCGCACCGTGGTACAGCAGCAGCATGACCACGGCGCTGGCCAGCGAGCCGGCGGCGGAGAACAGCACGATGTAGGAGAACAGGGTGCCTTGGACGATGCCCTGGCCCACCACTTTCAGGGCCACCAGGGTGAGGACCTCGCGCGGCCGCATCACCGTCAGCGCGACCAGGACCGGCAGGTTTGCCAACCCCAGTTTCAGGAACGGCACCGGCTTCGGGATGACGTACTCGACCGAGGCCAGGAACAGCGCCGCCGCGGCCAGCAGCGCCAGCGCCCGCTGCCGGCGCTCCACGACCTCCCCCGGTACCAACGCGGACTCTCCGGTCCGGCCGGCGGCGGCGTCGCGGCGTTCACCCACGGCGCCTGCCGGCGAACGCCGCCGAGCGCGGTGGGCGGGGGCGGTGCACCGCGGCCCGATGGTGCGCCGTCATCGGTGCGCGCGCTCCGATCAGGACACGGCGTCCCGGATCGCCGCGGCGCGGTCGGTGCGTTCCCACGAGAACTCGTCGCGTCCGAAGTGGCCGTAGGTGGCGGTGCGCCGGTAGATTGGCCGCGCCAGGTCGAGCGTGGCGGTGATGGCGGCCGGTGTCAGGTCGAACACGTCGCGAACCGCGTCCTCGATGCGCTGCTCGGCGACGGTGGCGCTGCCGAACGTGTGCACGTACAGCGACACCGGTTCCGCGACGCCGATGGCGTAGGCGATCTGTACCTCGCACTCGGCACACACCCCGCTGGCGACGATGTTCTTGGCCACGTAGCGCGCCATGTAGGCGGCGGAGCGGTCCACCTTGGAGGGATCCTTGCCCGAAAATGCGCCGCCGCCGTGGCGTGCCTTGCCGCCGTAGGTGTCGACGATCAGCTTGCGCCCGGTGAGGCCGGAGTCGCCGTGCGGCCCGCCCACCACGAAGCGCCCGGTCGGGTTGACCAGGTAGGTCACGCCGCCGTCGAGCATGGCCGCCGGCAGCGCCGCCTTGATTACCTCTTCGACGAGAGCCTCCCTGAGTTGCTCGTGGCCGACTTCCTCGCGGTGCTGGTGGGAAAGCACCACGGTCTCGATGGCGGCCGGACTCCCGCCCTCATAGCGGACCGACACCTGGCACTTCCCGTCGGGGCCGAGGAACGGCAGCCGGCCGCTCTTGCGAACCTGCGCCGAGCGCAGCATGATGGCATGCGCGAATTCGATCGGCGCCGGCATGAGGTGCGGCGTGTCGGAGCAGGCGTAGCCGAACATCAGCCCCTGGTCACCGGCGCCCTGTTGCTTCCCCGCGCCGCCGTCCACCCCGCGGGCGATGTCCGGCGATTGCGCGTGCATGACGTTGAGCACCGCACAGGTTTCATGGTCAATGCCCAGCGCCGGGTCGTCGTAGCCGGCATCGCGCAGCACCTCGCGCGCGAGCTGCTGCGGATCCGGCGAGCCGCCGGTGCGGATCTCGCCGCCGACGACGATCAGGCCGGTGGTGGCGAACGTCTCGCACGCCACCCGGGAGGCGGGGTCCTCGGCCAGGGCGGCGTCCACCACGGCATCGGAAATCTGGTCGCACAACTTGTCGGGGTGGCCTTCGCCAACGCTCTCCGAGGTAAACCGGTAACTGCGGCGCTGCTGCATTGGTGCCCGCCAGAGTAGCGGGGCGGACCCTGCTGGGCAAGGAGATTCAGACGTCCGCCGGACCGACTTCGTTGTCGCAGGCGCTGGCTGGGACAAGCCCGGCGCGCGCGGAGTGGTTCCGTGGGTCCGGGTGACGTAGCCTCGATCCCGCAGCCCGCGCTCCCGGCAAGGTCAATCATCGTCGTCGGTAACCGTGAACGTATACGAAGAGAGTGTGCCGACGTGATATCTGGGGCCGGGAAGAATGGTGATGGTAACGGTACTGTCCGCTTCGTCGTCGTCGTCGTCGATCAACCGGACCTTGAAGTAATTGGAGAACTCGTTCGACACGGTCGCCGTGTGTTCGCCCGCTGAATGCAGCACGTTTCCGGTCTCGGTCAGCCGGTATTTGACCGTCACGGGGTAGTGTTCCTTGGGCCTGTAGTAGGAGAAAATGTTGAAGCTATGTTCAGCGGCCGCTTCCGAAACCGGGGTGTCAGCGGCAGCAACAGGGAAGCTCTTGAAGCGGGGCGTGGTGCCTTCCTTGAGAATCGAGCACCACTTGCCGTCGAACCAGGGGCCCGCGTCGTTCCCGTGCCACGCATGTACCCTTACGAGAAAGAAGAACCCCAGTTGCAGGCCGGTGAGTGTGTAACTGTTCTCGGTGCTCGCGATGTCGTTGACCCGGTACCAGTCCGTCCCGTAGAACAAAGGCCGCCACTGCAACTCGTAGCCGGTGACCGGTTCTTTGGTTGCCAGTGCCGTCCACGTTACCGTAATGCTGTTCGGATGCGTGTTCTTCAGGCAAACTCCAGTTGAAAAATCGGCTGTGCCCTGCGACGGCGGAGCGGTGGGCGTCGCCGGTGGCGGAGCGGTGGGCGTCGCCGGCGCGGTTGGCACCGTCACGACATCGGACCAGGCGCCATCGATCATGGCGAACAGGGCGCGCACCCGCACCTGATAGGCAACCTCCGGTTGCAATCCGTGGATCGTGTAGCTGGTAGCCGAACTCGCTATACCGGTGACCGGGATCCATGCCATGTCGGTGCCGGATCGCCACTGCAGCTCGTAGCCAGTGATCGATTCGCTGGTTGCCGGTGCGGTCCAAGTCACCGTGATGCGGTTCGAGTGTGCCGTGGGCGCGGCGAGCGACGGTGCCGCGGGTGCCGGCGCCGTCGTGGTCGATACGGTGATCGACTCGGACCAGGCGCCAACGGTCGTCGGGAACAGGGCGCGCACTCGCACCTGATAGGTAACCTCCGGTTGCAGTCCGTGGATCGTGTAGCTGGTAGCCGAACTCGCTATGCCGGTGGCCGGGATCCATGCCATGTCGGTGCCGGACCGCCATTGCAACTCATAGCCAGCGATGGTCAACTCCGCAACGGGTGCCGTCCACGTTACCGTTATGCTGGTCTGGGCTCCCGTTCCGTTGGACAGCAGGGGCGCAGCCGGTGCGGCTGGCGCGGCCGGCGCCTCGTCGGTCGGTGGCGGTACCACCGCGCTGCACGCTCCCAGCAGACAAACCACGATCACCAGTATGCCCACGACTCGTGGCTCAACGGCCATGGCGCCAAGGTTGCCCAACACCGCGACAAACGACCTCATGGACCGCAGTGTAGTACGAATTCATGAATGAACGATCATTATTGATGATAGAACAACTTGTTCCGTCAAGACGGCAAGAGGACAACTACCTGTGCCAGAACGACCTGGCCCGATGTCACCATGGCGCCGGGACTGATCCCGTTCTGTGCGAGTAGCCCGAACGCCCACCGCCGACGCGGCACCGCAGTCACTGGCCCGACGGTGCCCGGCTGGCCAGGCTGGCTGGAGCGAACGTTGAAGGCGGCAGTGACGAGGTGATATATTCGGGCGCCCTCCGTACCGGACGTCGACTCGGCGGCCATCGCCGGGGGTATCGTCATGCTCCACGGGAATGGTCGGCACGTGAAGAATTGTCATGAGTAAGCGCAGGAGCCGCAGGAAGGCATTGCGGCGGGCGCCGGCGCCGCCGCCGGGCGGGGTCCAGCTCGCGCGGCTGGTGCGCAAGAACGTAGCGGATGCGGAGGCGCCGCGCGAGCTGCTGCGTCGTGTCGCCGGCGGCGAGTTGCCCGCCGCGATCGAGGGGGTGCAGGGCGGCTTTGCCGCGGTGCTGCTGCACTGGCTGCGGGAAGCGGCGGACGGTCCGCTGGTGGTGGTGACGCCGACCGAGCAGGAAGCGGATCTGCTCGCCGACGACTTGGCCCTGACCGCGGAGCCGGTTGCCGGCCGCGGGTTGACGGCGCGCGCCTCGGGAACCTCTTCCGCGCCGCACGCGGCGCTTCAGGCGCACGGCGGATCCGCCGCGCAGGCGGTGCCCACCGCCGCCCTCACGATCGCGAACGGCCGTCCAACGCGCGCCGTCGCGGGCGCGGCGAACCGGCGCAACCGGATCCGGCGCTTTCCCTGGTGGGGGCTGCTGCCGTATGCGAGCGCGTCGCCGCTGCCGGCGGTGTTCGGCGAGCGCGCCGGCGTGCTCGCCGAACTGGTTACCGCGCCGGAGCAGATCGACATCCTGGTGACCTCAATTCGCGCGTTGCTGACCCCGGTGCCGCCGCCCGATTACCTGTGCGAGCGGGTGTTCAGGGTCGCCGTGGGCAGCGACCTGGACCCGATCGAGGTGGAGGAACAGCTCGTGACGCTCGGTTACGTGCGCGTGCCACGCGTCTCCATCCACGGCGAATTCTCGGTCAAGGGCGAGGTGATCGACATCTACCCCTACGACCGCGAACACGCGGTACGCGCGGTGCTCGACTTCGACACGGTGGAGGAACTGCGTGAATTCGAGCCGGCCACGCAGCGCTCGGTGGCGGCGCTGGCGGAGGCCGCGGTGTACCCGGCGCGCGAAGTGCACATGGCGGGCGCGGAGCTGGACACGCTGGCCGCCAACCTGGCGCAGCCGTCGCTGCCCGAGGAGGGGCGCGAGCTGTTCCTGGACGCGGTGCGCCGCGACCCCGACGCGCGCGGCGCCGAGATGTTCTTTCCGCTGTGCTTTGCCGAGCCGGCCAACCTGCTGCAGATCCTGCCGCCCGGAGCGCTGCTCGTGCTGGCCGGGGAGGAGCGCCTGGCCGCCACGTTCGACGCGGTGCGCAAGGAATACCAGGCGCTGTACCGGCAGGCGATGGCGGGCGGCCACTTCGGGCCGCTGCCCAAGTCGCTCCTGCTCGACTATCACCGCCTGATCGGCGATCATCCGCGCCGCGTCGCGGTGCACGAACTTGCCCCGAGTGCCTCCGCGGTGGAATTCGGGGCCCCGCAGGAGCCGCGGCTGCGGCTGCCGTGCGATCCTCCGCGCTCGTTCTTCGGCAACATTCCCTACTTTCGCGACGAAGTGGGGCGCCTGCTGGCCGCCGGCAACGAGGTGCTGATCTTCGCGGTGTACGAGCACCAGGCACAGCGCCTCGCCGCGCTGCTCGGCGAACTCGGGCGCAGTGCCCAGGTGCGCATCTTCCCGCAGAGCATCAGCGCCGGCTTCGCCCTTCCCGACGCCGGGGTCGTGGTGATCCAGGAGAACGAGATCTTCGGGCGCAAGCGGCGCATTCCGCGCGAGGCGGCCGCGGCCAGGAGCGAGGCGATCGACTCGTTCGTGGACCTGTCCGCGGGCGACTACGTGGTGCACGTCAACTACGGCATCGGCAAGTACCACGGCCTGGAGCGGATGAAGGTGCTCGGCAACGAGCGCGACTACATCGACCTGGAGTTCGGCGGCGACGAGCACGTCTACCTGCCGATCGAGCAGGTCAACCTGATCCAGCGCTACGTGGGCAAGGAGGGCCGCGCCCCGAAGCTCGACCGCATCGGCGGCAAGGCGTGGGAGTCGCGCAAGGCGAAGGTGCGCAAGTCGGTGGAGGAGCTCGCCGAGCGGCTCATCCAGCTCTACGCGCGCCGCAAGCGGGTGCAGGGCACGGCGTTCGACCACGACACCGACTGGCAGGCGCAGTTCGAGGCCGGCTTCCCGTACCAGGAGACGGACGATCAGATCACCTGCATCGAAGAGGTGAAGGCGGACATGGAGGCGCCGAGCCCGATGGACCGGCTGATCTGCGGCGACGTCGGGTTCGGCAAGACCGAGGTGGCGCTGCGCGCGGCGTTCAAGGCGGTGATGGGCGGCAAGCAGGTGGCGGTGCTGACGCCGACCACCATCCTGGCCGAGCAGCACTTCGAGACCTTCCTGGAGCGGTTTCAGGCATTCCCGGTCAAGATCGAGATGCTGTCGCGTTTTCGCAGCCGGCAGGAACAGCGCTCGGTGGTGGCGGCGGTCGGGGCGGGCGGCGTCGACGTGGTAATCGGCACCCACCGGCTGATCCAGAAGGACGTGCAGTTCAAGAACCTCGGCCTGCTGGTGATCGACGAGGAGCAGCGTTTCGGCGTCAAGCACAAGGAGCGGCTCAAGGAGCTGAAGGCCAACATCGACTGCCTTACGCTGACCGCGACGCCCATTCCGCGCACCCTGCACATGTCGCTCACCAAGATTCGCGACATGTCGCTCATCACCACGCCGCCGCAGAACCGCCTGCCGATCGAGACCTTCATCCAGGAGTTCGACGAGGAGTTGGTCGCCGATGCCATACGCAAGGAGCTGGCACGCGGCGGGCAGGTGTTCTACCTGCACAACCGGGTGCGCTCGATCCGCGAGATCATGGGCTTCCTGGTGCGCCTGCTGCCGGAGGCGAGCATCGAGTTCGCGCACGGCCAGATGGGCGAGGCGGACCTGGAGGAGGTGATGCACCGCTTCGTCGGCGGCGAGTTCGAGGTGCTGGTGACGACCACGATCATCGAGAACGGGCTCGACATTCCCAACGTCAACACGATCATCATCGATCGCGCCGACATGTTCGGCATCGCCCAGCTCTACCAGTTGCGCGGGCGGGTGGGGCGCTCCGGCAAGCCGGCATACGCGTACCTGTTCTACCCCAAGGACCACGCGCTGACCGAGCTGGCCATGAAGCGGCTGCGCATCATCTCCGACTTCACCGAACTGGGCGCCGGCTTCAAGGTAGCGATGAAGGACCTCGAGGTACGCGGCGCCGGCAACCTGCTCGGCGGCGAGCAGTCGGGCGACATCCTGGCGGTGGGCTACGACATGTACGTGCGCCTGCTCGACCAGGCGATTGCCGCGATGGGGGGCAACGGGCGCCGCGCGGACCTGGACATTCCCGACGTCTACCTGGAACTGGAGTACTCCGGCTATATCCCGGACGACTACATCTCCGAGCCGGTGGTGAAGATGGAGGTGTACAAGAAGATCTCCAGCGTGACGGCGGCGGCCGAGCTGGAGCGTGTGCACGGCGAGCTGATAGACCGCTTCGGGCCGCTGCCCGACGTGGTGCTGAGCCTGCTGTCGATCGCCGAGATACGCATCGCCTGCCGGCGCCTGGCGGTTGCGTCCCTGCGCGAGCAGCGTGGCGTGGTGCGGGTGGAGTTTGCCCGGCTGCAGCAGGTGTCGGTGGAGAAGGTGACGCGCCTGATCGCGGACAGCGGCGGCAGCGTGCGCCTCGATGCGGCGCGGCCCAACTGCCTGCTGATCGACACCGGCGGCATCGGCCTGCGCGAGAAGAGTGAATTCCTGAGCGAAAAGCTCGGCGCCCTGGTGTAGCACCGCGGTCCCGAAGCTGCCGCTACGCGCCCTCCCGCGGCGTTGGCGCGAGGTGATCTGAGGTGATCCCCGCCGTGGCGGGCAGGCGTGCGGCGAGCGTGCTATGCTAAGCGAGTGAGGGGCGATGCCGGAACCTGACGCGACCCTGCCGCTGTTCCCGCTCAACGTGGTGCTGTATCCGCGCGCGCCGCTGCCGTTGCACATCTTCGAGGAACGCTACAAGGAGATGGTAGCCGCGGCGCTCGACGGCGAGGGCGTGTTCGGAATGGTGTGCGCCGGCAAGGCCGGCGTGGCGCGCGTGGGGTGCACGGCCAAGATCGTCAAGGTGATCCGGCGCTACGACGACGGCCGCATGGACATCCTGACGGTCGGCATGCGCCGCTTCCGCATTGCCCGCCTGGTAACCGACGAGGCGTACTTGCAGGCGCAGGTGAGCTACTTCGGCGACGAAGCCGCCGGCACCGGCGGGAAGCTGGTGGCGCGCTGCATGAAACTGTACCGCGAGATCTACGAATCGACGCCGGGCAACCTTCCGGAAGCGGACCTGGAGGAATGTTCCGCGACCGTGGCGTCCTTCTACCTGGCCTACTTCAGCGACCTGTCGCTGGTCCGCAAGCAGCAGTTCCTGGAACTCACCGACCCGAACACCCGCCTGCGCGCGTTGCGCAAGGCATTCGAGACGCGCCTGCGGGAACGCCAGGAGAGCCGCCGCCGGGCACGCCGGATCGAGGGCAACGGCCACCTCCCCCCGCGATAGCGGTCGCACGGGGGCAATGCTGCCCGGCTGGCCGGGCTGCCGGGCCCTGCCGGGCCGTGCGAGCGTTGCTCCGCGAGCGGGAGGCGGGCTATCCTGACGGTCGGGAGGGGACTGTTGCTGGACGAGGTGGTGGCCGGCCTGCGCGGCGACCCGGCGTTCATGAGCGGGGTGTGCCATTGGCAGGTGGTGCCGGCGCGGGACGCCCGCACCAGGCCGTTTGCGCCGGTGGTCGACGCACGTCTGCGCGCGGCGCTGCGGCGGCGCGGCATCGGCGCGTGGTATACCCACCAGGAGCGCTGCTTCGAGTTGGCGCGGGCCGGCCGCAACGTGGTGCTGGTCACGCCTACCGCCTCCGGCAAGACGCTGGCCTACAACGTGCCGATCCTGCAGCGGTGCATCGAAGACGCGGACGCCTGTGCCCTGTACCTGTTCCCGACCAAGGCGCTGGCGCAGGATCAGCGCCACGAACTGGACGGACTGGTCCGTGAAGCCGGGCTCGGCGTGCAGGTGGCCACCTACGACGGCGACACGCCCACCTCCGCCCGCCGCGCGATCCGCGGCCGCGCGCGGCTGGTCATATCCAACCCCGACATGCTGCACGCGGCGGTGCTGCCGCACCATCCACAATGGGAGCGCTTCTTTCGCGGGCTGCGCTTCGTGGTGATTGACGAGCTGCATACCTATCGCGGCATCTTCGGGTCCCACTTCACCAACGTGCTGCGCCGCCTGCACCGGCTGACCGCGTTCTATGGCGTGCGGCCCCGGTTCCTGTGCTGTTCGGCGACCATCGGCAATCCGCGGCAACTGGCGGAGCGCATCGTCGGGCAGCCGGTCGAGCTGATCGCGGACAGCGGCGCGGCGAGCGGGGAGCGCCACTTCGTGCTGTACAACCCGCCGCTGGTGGACCGCGAGCAGGGAATCCGGCGCAGCGTGGTGCTGGAGGCGCGTTCGGTGGCGGCCCGGCTGCTGCGCCGCGGCATCAAGACCATCGTGTTCGCACGCTCGCGGGCGCGCACCGAGTTGCTCACCGCCTACATTCGCGATGCGCTGGTCCGCACCGGCGCCGACGAACGTGATGACCGCGAATCGAGCGAGCGCGGCGGCGGGCGGCTGGCATCGTACCGCGGCGGCTACCTGCCGAGCGAGCGGCGCGCGATCGAGCGCGGGCTGCGCGACGGCACGCTGGACGGCGTGGTAGCCACCACCGCCCTGGAGCTGGGCATCGACATCGGCAGCCTGGACGCCTCGGTGCTGGCAGGGTTCCCCGGCACCATCGCCGCCACCTGGCAGCAGGCGGGCCGTGCCGGACGGCGCAACGCGGCCGCCCTGTCGATCCTGATTGCCTCGGCGGCGCCGATCGACCAGTTCATCATCCGCCATCCGGAGTACTTCTTCACCGGCTCCCCGGAGAGCGGCTGGGTGGACCCGGACAACATCCACGTGCTGCTCGGCCACGTGCGCTGCGCGGCGTTCGAGCTGCCGTTCGCCGACGCCGAGTTGCGCGACCGCGGCGCGGCGACCGGTACCGACCGCGTTGCGGCGGTGGGCGACGACGGCCGGGCGCCGTTCGGGGGCGCTGCCGGCGAACTGCTGCGCCACCTTGGCGACCGCGGTGAGGTGCGCGCCGCCGCGGGACGCTGGTATTGGACCGACAGCTCCTATCCCGCCGGGCGGGTGTCGCTGCGCACCGCTACGTCCGCCAACGTGGCCATCACCGACCACACCGGCGGCCGGCGGCAGGTCCTGGGCGAGATGGACCTGCCGTCCGCCAAGACGCTGCTGTTCCCCGGCGCCATCTATCTCCATCACGGTGCTTCCTACATCGTCACCGGTCTCGACCCGGACCGGCACCACTGCAGCGTGGAGCAGACCGACGCCGGCTACTTTACCGAGGCGATCGTGCAGTCGGAGCTGACCATTGCGCGGCGCGACAGCGACGAGGTGCGCGCCGGGCTGGGGCTGCTGCTGGCAGATATCCGGGTGGTGCGGCGGACGACGGGGTTCCGGAAGCTGCGCTACGGCACCCATGAGAAGATCGGCACCGGTGACATCGACCTGCCGGCCGACGAGATGTACACCTGTTCGGTCGTGCTGCACTTCCCGCGTCGGACGGCGGGCGGGGCATACCTGGCGCGCTGCGGCGCGGCGCAGCGCTCGTTCGCGGTCGAGGGGATGGCGGCGCTGCTGCACAACGTGGCGCCGCTGTTCCTGCTGTGCGATCCGGGCGACCTGGCGGTGGCCGCGCGCGCGCGGGATGCCGAGCTCGACTGTCCGGCGGTGTACCTGTACGACGCCTGTCCGGGCGGCTCCGGGCTGGCGGCGGGGCTGCATGGGCAACTGGCGCGGGTGCTGGACGGCTGCCGCGACCTGCTGGCGGCGTGTCCGTGCGCCGCCGGCTGTCCGTCCTGCATCGGCCCCCCGGCTGCGCTGCCGGCCGGCGTGCCCGCGCACGGTGCGAACGGTGCCGGCGGCGGGCCGGACAACGGCAAGGAGCGGCTGCTGGAGGCTCTGGCGCACCTGCATCCGGGCACGCCGGCGCGCGCGCCGACGGGTTCGACGGCTGGGGTGGCAACGGCGGTCGCGCCGGTCGCCGCGCTGGCGGAGGAGATGGGGTGAGCGCGTCGGTCCGGGAACGGCTCGGCATGATGACCGGGTCCGAGCTGGCGGAGCCGCAGCCGC
Encoded proteins:
- a CDS encoding fibronectin type III domain-containing protein, whose protein sequence is MAVEPRVVGILVIVVCLLGACSAVVPPPTDEAPAAPAAPAAPLLSNGTGAQTSITVTWTAPVAELTIAGYELQWRSGTDMAWIPATGIASSATSYTIHGLQPEVTYQVRVRALFPTTVGAWSESITVSTTTAPAPAAPSLAAPTAHSNRITVTWTAPATSESITGYELQWRSGTDMAWIPVTGIASSATSYTIHGLQPEVAYQVRVRALFAMIDGAWSDVVTVPTAPATPTAPPPATPTAPPSQGTADFSTGVCLKNTHPNSITVTWTALATKEPVTGYELQWRPLFYGTDWYRVNDIASTENSYTLTGLQLGFFFLVRVHAWHGNDAGPWFDGKWCSILKEGTTPRFKSFPVAAADTPVSEAAAEHSFNIFSYYRPKEHYPVTVKYRLTETGNVLHSAGEHTATVSNEFSNYFKVRLIDDDDDEADSTVTITILPGPRYHVGTLSSYTFTVTDDDD
- a CDS encoding Gx transporter family protein, with the protein product MVPGEVVERRQRALALLAAAALFLASVEYVIPKPVPFLKLGLANLPVLVALTVMRPREVLTLVALKVVGQGIVQGTLFSYIVLFSAAGSLASAVVMLLLYHGAGRHVSLVGVSITGALASNLAQVAAARLIIFGESAWLIAPAFLITGTVSALLLGLFAERFVARSRWLREFRQVCAAAP
- the metK gene encoding methionine adenosyltransferase; amino-acid sequence: MQQRRSYRFTSESVGEGHPDKLCDQISDAVVDAALAEDPASRVACETFATTGLIVVGGEIRTGGSPDPQQLAREVLRDAGYDDPALGIDHETCAVLNVMHAQSPDIARGVDGGAGKQQGAGDQGLMFGYACSDTPHLMPAPIEFAHAIMLRSAQVRKSGRLPFLGPDGKCQVSVRYEGGSPAAIETVVLSHQHREEVGHEQLREALVEEVIKAALPAAMLDGGVTYLVNPTGRFVVGGPHGDSGLTGRKLIVDTYGGKARHGGGAFSGKDPSKVDRSAAYMARYVAKNIVASGVCAECEVQIAYAIGVAEPVSLYVHTFGSATVAEQRIEDAVRDVFDLTPAAITATLDLARPIYRRTATYGHFGRDEFSWERTDRAAAIRDAVS
- a CDS encoding MFS transporter; this translates as MPLNRTPSAAGPDESGGIFYGWVMVGAFFVFNMLGQASGTLNFGLFVIPISDELGMSRQMIGWAQTARMWAGGLSGIVIGRWLDRHGPRGPVLVAAVAAVGGLLILSRAQSPAVLFGVLLALGASGWTAPGGGALIATVPVSKWFVRLRGRATGIVQLGLGVGGALLLPLTQVLIDRHGWRSALVTLAWLSAAVVPLVVLLRRQPGDLGLAPDGGPPRRRALRKDGASGPVPRAAPPADDDTLWTMAGAARTTAMWQLTAAFASLAFMLGAASVHRVPHWVELGFSPATVSVAFGVDATVAMATALAGGFVVERLAARFVGAISGTLFCVALSLMLIGRAWPPVLFASVMLFGAAIGFNMVVQGVIWAQYFGWRFVGTIRGVVLPITVLAGGLGAPIAGAVRDVTGTYRVSWIIVLAMSAVSTLLLLCARPPRSPERRAGG
- a CDS encoding proline racemase family protein, with protein sequence MARQAQLCLTTVETHTCGHPTRVVVDGLPAFAGASVADQRACARNEHDELRTLLCREPRGHLAMYAAYVVPSRVADAGVVFASQVGYDDMCGHGTIGVVTALCQSGRLPRDRPVRLETPAGVVTAEPRWDGRRVASVSFDSVPAFLYERDVSVDVPGLGEVSGDVAFGGNWYLYVDAAAIGQSLDAANLAELMRLGNAIKEARNGVAEVEHPLHAQIARGLIGVSFYGAPRADPAADQCNVVVESDTFYDRSPCGTGTCGRMAVLHARGELAVGESFRNEGIAGGEFTGRIVAETAVGPLAAIQPRLTGSAWVMGQAQWSLDPTDPLGTAGW